A single region of the Arthrobacter sp. zg-Y20 genome encodes:
- a CDS encoding FtsK/SpoIIIE domain-containing protein: MVIELTGAAGSHDVQARLAERYGASCFSIGGLPLHTLSPGRAPFVNGAVIVCSAGSSGPPGGRTARGTSETGTASLLMVVCSGPDAGGITPLQRGTYRIGRLGSSEARAERRIGICDPALSRDHALLVVGTDSVQVRDLGSANGTWVDGRRIREAVVDTGSVLRFGYSSCRLVLPAAVPDPEAAPADPFEPQTVQLSEHAQKTGLLLLGALLPLVLGVVLALATGMWMFLAFSALSAVTAMAGAAGARRRRREQAAAIALAAAKDARGRHLAAPDPGTMALAAVLGSTGRFISGVPAPVAAPAPAAPQGPAAEYPVRIGMAPQPANVVPSPTAQRFSAPVIPDAPVILRLGKDRDICLQGPEAGALCRTILLNAASNAAAGSALRVVCAGRPPDLEPAARFLPGVTLAALPDPGPPALPPAAALLRSHLEQAAPEAEAAVIVLCIPGAWALYAQDLAAALPGPLRARICVIRLGGGPAASTVTVSSGRGTRSDGPDTLEFIPDLVQAAGFERLSRAAALSRHAAPAAGGHADAGREDTGRIPSTAAFGEYHPSSPDKLLRGWKLPPGGAGAVVGVSAAGPVTLDLEKDGPHFLVAGTTGSGKSELLRSFVASLAAREPPSGVTFLLIDFKGGSGLAPLAGLPHSVGLLTDLSAGNVSRALTSLRAEVRRREALFAGTGADSIAAYNVRPGPAGTLPRLLVVVDEFRMLADEVPSALPELLRIAAVGRSLGLHLLLATQRPQGAVTSDIRANIATTIALRVSSAAESRDVLNSDCAAGIPSALPGRAFIARGGGQPLAFQCLSTVQHPGGSGIAVTDLAEYLLAQQEGPREPSAAAPDALQAYCSAVRRAAERGTYPSPFRPVRPPLPRTLTRELSAQAAAASAGCGASSTGTVLLGLLDDPENQNQRELSWHPGTDSHLAVLGSPRAGTSDCLQLVTSGLVAAQPGRHLYILDADGSLAWLAGAGQTGAYVGPQDTKRAARVLAFLAGEAVARMASAGGATAGGSHTSRAAEITLVVSGWARWSTAFRSGRGLAGEDDLADLVRDGERAGICVVIAGERELLNSRCFPLIPNRLFFPADASAETLLLWPRLPAMDRIIGRALVQGRIGTAEGLAAQLLGPEPHSGLPGLPDGVPPPHRIEPLPAFVAPERLTAQTRTDSVAVGLCGDELGTAAAQIPRGSVFLVAGPPGSGRTSFLRQMQRAAHPSLDIFSGNSAEDFQENLDVFLAAPGTGLVHRLLLLVDDADLLPAPVHRRLAELQSQGARLVLAAASGPQLTARVPLALQVRSAPRGALLCPASPVDGDIFGIRIDTAVRRPPGRCFLVEGTQSVEAQTAYRDE, translated from the coding sequence TGGTGATCGAGTTAACAGGTGCTGCCGGCAGCCACGATGTTCAGGCCCGGCTCGCTGAGCGCTACGGCGCGTCCTGCTTCAGCATCGGGGGATTACCGCTGCACACGCTGAGCCCCGGCCGCGCTCCTTTTGTAAACGGGGCCGTCATTGTGTGCTCCGCCGGCAGCTCCGGACCGCCGGGCGGCCGCACTGCACGCGGGACGTCGGAAACGGGGACGGCCTCCCTGCTGATGGTTGTGTGCAGCGGACCCGACGCCGGGGGCATCACGCCCCTGCAGCGGGGCACCTACCGGATCGGGCGCCTCGGTTCTTCCGAAGCCCGGGCCGAGCGGCGGATAGGCATCTGTGACCCGGCACTTTCCCGGGACCATGCCCTGCTGGTGGTCGGCACCGATTCTGTTCAGGTGCGAGACCTTGGTTCCGCCAACGGCACCTGGGTCGATGGCAGGCGCATACGCGAGGCTGTCGTGGACACCGGCTCCGTGCTGCGGTTCGGCTACAGTTCCTGCCGGTTGGTGCTGCCTGCCGCTGTTCCGGACCCCGAAGCGGCCCCCGCTGATCCCTTTGAGCCGCAGACCGTACAGCTTTCCGAACACGCACAAAAAACCGGCCTCCTGCTCTTGGGGGCGCTCCTGCCGCTGGTCCTGGGCGTGGTCCTCGCCTTGGCCACCGGGATGTGGATGTTCCTGGCCTTCAGCGCGCTGTCCGCCGTGACCGCTATGGCAGGGGCTGCCGGGGCACGGCGCAGGCGCCGGGAACAAGCTGCTGCCATCGCCCTGGCTGCCGCAAAGGATGCCCGCGGGCGGCACCTGGCAGCTCCGGACCCGGGAACCATGGCCCTGGCCGCCGTGCTCGGATCAACGGGCCGCTTCATCAGCGGGGTGCCGGCTCCGGTTGCTGCGCCCGCTCCTGCTGCGCCGCAGGGCCCGGCAGCCGAATACCCGGTCCGCATAGGCATGGCACCCCAGCCCGCAAATGTGGTGCCTTCCCCTACCGCACAGCGTTTTTCTGCTCCGGTGATCCCCGACGCCCCCGTAATCCTCCGGCTGGGCAAGGACCGCGACATCTGCCTTCAGGGACCGGAGGCTGGCGCGCTGTGCCGGACTATCCTCCTGAACGCCGCATCTAATGCGGCTGCCGGCTCAGCCCTGCGCGTTGTATGCGCCGGCCGTCCGCCGGACCTGGAGCCGGCCGCACGCTTCCTCCCCGGCGTTACTCTTGCAGCGCTTCCCGATCCAGGCCCGCCCGCACTGCCGCCTGCCGCGGCACTTTTGCGGTCGCATCTGGAGCAAGCAGCGCCCGAGGCGGAAGCTGCCGTTATTGTGCTGTGCATCCCCGGCGCTTGGGCACTGTACGCCCAGGACCTGGCTGCCGCCCTTCCCGGCCCCCTGCGGGCCCGGATATGCGTCATCCGGCTCGGCGGCGGTCCCGCGGCGTCAACGGTGACTGTGTCATCCGGGCGGGGAACCCGGAGCGACGGCCCGGACACGCTGGAGTTCATACCGGACCTGGTGCAGGCCGCCGGCTTCGAACGCCTCAGCCGGGCAGCGGCACTTTCCCGGCACGCGGCCCCGGCAGCCGGCGGCCATGCTGACGCAGGGCGGGAAGATACCGGCCGGATTCCGTCGACGGCCGCCTTTGGTGAGTATCATCCCTCCTCCCCCGACAAGCTCCTGCGCGGCTGGAAACTCCCTCCCGGCGGCGCCGGGGCAGTTGTCGGAGTATCTGCCGCCGGACCAGTCACCCTGGACCTGGAAAAGGACGGCCCGCACTTCCTCGTGGCCGGAACCACCGGCTCGGGCAAATCCGAATTGCTGCGCAGCTTCGTCGCATCCCTGGCGGCCCGGGAGCCGCCCAGCGGCGTAACGTTCCTGCTCATCGATTTCAAGGGCGGTTCAGGCCTGGCACCACTGGCAGGCCTGCCGCACTCCGTGGGCCTGCTGACGGATTTGTCGGCCGGGAACGTATCCCGCGCACTTACGTCCCTGCGGGCCGAAGTCCGGCGGCGCGAAGCGCTCTTCGCCGGAACCGGAGCTGACAGTATCGCCGCCTACAACGTCCGCCCCGGGCCTGCAGGCACTCTTCCCCGCCTGCTCGTGGTGGTTGACGAATTCCGGATGCTGGCTGACGAGGTGCCCTCCGCCCTGCCGGAACTCCTGCGCATCGCCGCCGTCGGACGGTCCCTTGGCCTGCATCTGCTGCTGGCAACCCAGCGGCCGCAGGGAGCAGTGACCAGCGACATCCGGGCGAACATTGCCACCACCATTGCCTTGCGGGTCTCGTCCGCTGCCGAATCCCGCGATGTCCTCAATTCCGACTGTGCTGCCGGCATCCCTTCCGCCCTGCCGGGCCGGGCCTTCATTGCCAGAGGCGGTGGGCAGCCGCTGGCCTTCCAGTGTCTTTCCACCGTGCAGCACCCCGGCGGCAGCGGAATTGCCGTGACGGATCTGGCAGAGTACCTCCTCGCTCAACAAGAGGGCCCCCGGGAACCGTCCGCCGCCGCCCCGGATGCCCTGCAGGCCTACTGCTCGGCAGTCCGGCGTGCTGCGGAAAGGGGAACCTATCCGTCGCCCTTCCGCCCGGTTCGGCCGCCGCTCCCCCGGACCCTCACCCGCGAGCTCAGCGCACAAGCAGCCGCGGCATCGGCTGGGTGCGGTGCTTCCTCAACCGGGACAGTCCTGCTCGGGCTGCTGGACGACCCTGAAAACCAGAATCAACGGGAACTGTCCTGGCATCCGGGCACCGACTCCCATCTGGCGGTACTCGGTTCGCCGCGGGCCGGAACATCCGACTGCCTGCAACTGGTCACCTCCGGACTGGTGGCGGCCCAACCAGGCCGGCACCTGTATATCCTCGACGCTGACGGCAGCCTCGCCTGGTTGGCAGGTGCCGGGCAGACAGGCGCCTATGTGGGCCCGCAGGACACGAAACGCGCAGCACGCGTGCTCGCCTTTTTGGCCGGTGAAGCAGTGGCCCGGATGGCTTCCGCCGGAGGCGCCACCGCCGGCGGAAGCCACACTTCCCGGGCAGCCGAGATTACCCTCGTAGTTTCCGGATGGGCACGCTGGAGCACAGCCTTCCGTTCGGGGCGGGGCCTGGCGGGCGAAGATGACCTGGCGGACCTCGTCCGGGACGGAGAACGGGCGGGTATATGCGTAGTCATCGCCGGTGAGCGGGAACTGCTCAATTCCCGGTGTTTCCCGCTCATCCCCAACCGGTTGTTTTTTCCCGCAGATGCAAGCGCAGAGACGCTGCTGCTGTGGCCGCGGCTTCCGGCCATGGACCGCATCATCGGCCGCGCCCTGGTCCAGGGACGGATCGGAACGGCGGAAGGCCTTGCCGCGCAGCTCCTCGGACCGGAGCCGCACTCCGGGCTGCCCGGGTTGCCTGACGGGGTCCCTCCCCCGCACCGGATAGAGCCCCTGCCCGCGTTCGTTGCACCGGAGCGCCTGACAGCGCAGACCCGCACCGATTCCGTGGCAGTGGGTCTATGCGGAGATGAGCTGGGCACGGCCGCGGCGCAGATCCCCCGGGGGTCGGTTTTCCTAGTGGCCGGCCCGCCCGGGTCGGGGCGCACGTCTTTCCTGCGCCAGATGCAGCGGGCGGCACATCCCTCATTGGATATTTTTTCCGGAAACAGTGCCGAGGACTTCCAGGAAAACCTCGACGTGTTCCTGGCGGCGCCCGGAACCGGCCTGGTCCACCGCCTGCTGCTGCTGGTCGATGACGCTGATCTGCTGCCGGCTCCGGTCCACCGCAGGCTTGCCGAGCTGCAGTCACAGGGCGCGCGGCTCGTGCTGGCAGCCGCATCCGGACCGCAGCTGACGGCCCGGGTGCCGCTGGCCCTGCAGGTCCGTTCGGCACCGCGGGGAGCACTCCTGTGTCCCGCGTCGCCCGTGGACGGGGATATCTTCGGCATCCGGATTGATACCGCGGTCAGGCGCCCTCCGGGCAGATGCTTCCTCGTGGAAGGAACACAGTCCGTGGAAGCCCAGACGGCCTATCGGGACGAATGA
- a CDS encoding WhiB family transcriptional regulator — MDWRSRAACLDKDPELFFPVGNTGPALLQIEEAKSVCRRCPVIDTCLQWAIETGQDAGVWGGMSEDERRALKRRAARARRAS, encoded by the coding sequence ATGGATTGGCGGAGCCGCGCAGCTTGCCTGGATAAAGATCCGGAGCTTTTCTTTCCCGTGGGCAACACAGGCCCGGCTCTTCTTCAAATCGAAGAAGCCAAGAGTGTATGCCGGCGGTGCCCGGTCATCGATACGTGCCTGCAGTGGGCCATCGAAACAGGCCAGGACGCAGGTGTCTGGGGCGGCATGAGCGAAGACGAGCGCCGCGCACTGAAGCGCCGCGCCGCCCGCGCACGCCGGGCCTCATAG
- a CDS encoding PAS domain-containing sensor histidine kinase → MAIFTDPIKDHADFGPGDAEWLHLLVGDWQMVADLAFADLALWFPVPEGGYVALAHARPSTSHTVFHSDFVGERIRADLQPLVDTAWRSQHIERSSETSWTAETAMRVEAIPFVRNGRTLAVVTSHMDLSSSRMPSRLELTYRQCAYDLLRMGTLGLWPDFATPTGSRRGAPRVGDGLIRLDAEGIVQYASPNGVSAFRRLGDMETLEGRSLAEITTALLKDRRMVDETLPLVVTGRMPWRTEIESRGVSLSLRAIPLRDEKERFGALVLCRDVSELRRREMELVSKDATIREIHHRVKNNLQTVAALLRMQSRRMESEEGKQGLAQAMRRVSTIALVHETLSQGLTQNVDFDELIDRQFRMSAEVASPTQEVRTRREGSFGELPSDLATPLALVINELVTNAVEHGLAGRRGTVGLSARRHGPAGREERLTVTVSDDGVGLPPGPRREGLGLQIVRTLVQSELDGTIEWSAGENSGTQVTIEMGLDTEYRRT, encoded by the coding sequence GTGGCAATCTTTACCGACCCGATCAAGGACCACGCCGACTTCGGTCCGGGGGACGCCGAATGGCTCCACCTGCTGGTGGGGGACTGGCAGATGGTGGCAGACCTCGCCTTCGCCGACCTGGCGCTGTGGTTCCCGGTTCCCGAGGGCGGGTACGTGGCCCTGGCCCATGCCCGCCCCTCGACGTCGCACACCGTGTTCCACAGCGACTTCGTGGGGGAGCGCATCCGGGCCGACCTGCAGCCGCTGGTGGACACAGCATGGCGCAGCCAGCACATCGAGCGGTCCAGTGAAACGAGCTGGACCGCCGAGACGGCCATGCGTGTGGAAGCCATCCCGTTTGTACGGAACGGACGGACCCTGGCAGTGGTGACCTCACACATGGATCTGTCCAGCTCGCGGATGCCCTCCCGGCTGGAGCTGACGTACCGGCAGTGTGCCTATGACCTGCTGCGGATGGGAACCCTGGGGCTGTGGCCGGACTTCGCCACGCCCACCGGATCGCGCCGGGGAGCTCCGCGGGTAGGCGACGGCCTGATCCGGCTGGATGCCGAGGGGATTGTGCAGTATGCCAGCCCCAACGGTGTGTCCGCGTTCCGCCGGTTGGGGGACATGGAAACGCTGGAAGGCCGTTCCCTGGCAGAAATCACTACGGCCCTGCTCAAGGACCGGCGCATGGTGGACGAAACGCTGCCGCTGGTAGTTACGGGCCGGATGCCGTGGCGCACCGAGATCGAGTCCCGGGGGGTCAGCCTGTCCCTGCGGGCCATTCCGCTGCGGGACGAAAAGGAACGCTTCGGTGCCCTGGTGCTGTGCCGGGATGTTTCGGAGCTGCGCCGCCGGGAGATGGAACTGGTTTCCAAGGACGCCACCATCCGCGAGATTCACCACCGGGTGAAGAACAACCTGCAGACCGTGGCCGCCTTGCTGCGGATGCAGTCCCGCCGGATGGAGAGTGAGGAAGGCAAGCAGGGGCTGGCCCAGGCCATGCGCCGCGTCTCCACCATCGCCCTGGTGCACGAGACACTGTCCCAGGGACTGACGCAAAACGTGGACTTTGACGAGCTGATCGACCGCCAGTTCCGGATGTCCGCCGAGGTGGCTTCCCCTACGCAGGAAGTGCGCACCCGCCGGGAAGGATCATTCGGTGAACTGCCCAGCGACCTCGCTACGCCGCTGGCCCTGGTGATTAACGAACTGGTGACCAACGCCGTCGAGCACGGACTGGCAGGCCGCCGCGGAACCGTGGGCCTGTCTGCCCGTCGCCACGGCCCGGCGGGGCGCGAGGAAAGGCTCACCGTCACTGTGTCCGACGACGGCGTGGGCCTGCCGCCGGGACCGCGGAGGGAGGGTCTGGGGCTGCAGATTGTCCGGACCCTGGTCCAGAGCGAACTCGACGGGACCATCGAGTGGTCCGCCGGCGAAAACAGCGGCACCCAGGTCACCATCGAAATGGGGCTCGATACCGAGTACCGGCGCACCTGA
- a CDS encoding NAD-glutamate dehydrogenase — MSSGSSMADLLSSDTSLDEFIGNYYEHLAREDAQAYPPSVLRERAQKHMELALTRAEGTAAVDVVDQGDTSVILIVTDDMPFLVDSVTAEVVRRNAAIRLVVHPIFLATRDAVTGGLQQVRRVPAAAGVSSGDTAALPNLADLLGGDGGTTRVESWIAVEVARIADEEKRTQLVEGLRKVLDDVRVAVSDWPAMRTKVHEIARSLETIPGARDIPDLQQARELLTWLDNGNFTFLGYREYDLITEDGEDALRPTEGSGLGLLGRQSSSRRIHRLTGAGRAKAREKRALVITKANSRSTVHRPAYLDYLGVKRFDEQGNVNGERRFIGLFSTGAYTGSVRSIPIVRDKVRDVMRSCGFPADSHSGKDLLSILETYPRDELFQIDPAALLDTSLAILRLQERRRTRLFLRPDIYGRFMSALVFLPRDRYTTPVRLRIQDELRATFNAESIDYEARMTESALARLFFRIRLPRGGEITDVDTAALEARLVTATRSWSEGIEEVVRTKFARPEAEKLSALWADAFPAAYRVAYEVEDAMEDIARFEARVARPDTAPELFVYVPEDRDGEGQADARLKLYLTEPKSLTQILPFLHNLGLEVLDERPFEIRRGDGTTFYLYDLGLVYPAGIDPLKTGTLLAEAFRAGMSGTAESDAFDRLILQQGMHWRQVVILRAYAKYMRQVGTANSYGFVAGTLLANPDVAHTLIALFEGRFNPDLTEEERRDAVEQAGAALEAGLEQVPTLDADRVLRTFATLINATLRTNFYQDKAYVSFKLNTGAIDGAPFPRPKYEIWVYSPRVEGVHLRFGEVARGGLRWSDRREDFRTEILGLVKAQTVKNAVIVPTGAKGGFYAKKLPDPAVDRGAWMEEGKNSYRTFIRGLLDLTDNLVVTETGEEVVPPSRVVRHDGDDSYLVVAADKGTASFSDIANSISAEYGFWLGDAFASGGSVGYDHKAMGITARGAWESVKRHFSELDIDTQTEDFTVVGVGDMSGDVFGNGMLLSEHIKLVAAFDHRHIFLDPNPDPAASHAERRRLFELPRSSWADYDETLISAGGGIFPRQSKSIPLSPEVRAVLGLADSVTKMSPPELLKAILKAPVDLLYNGGIGTYVKASGETSADVGDKANDPIRVDGRDLRVKVVGEGGNLGMTQRGRIEAARAGVILNTDAIDNSAGVDCSDHEVNIKIFVDRMVAAGRLDPAERAAFLHSMTDEVGQLVLQDNIDQNMLLLNDRQRVLEWSPSFERLMDWLEEHADLDRQLEALPTNEELHARIAAGEGLTSPELAVLAAYAKIELTKALTRSNLADDPYFAGTLRRYFPKQIVERFGDQLDTHPLRREIISTMVANDMINIGGITFAFRIIEETSATEAEAARAFTALREIYGVDSVLAELGALPAGFSTQTWSMMHLDLRRLLDRAVRWFVNHVSRGTTIAEDIEAYKPVVRPLLSDLTRYLRGGDAARVQELEDKARELDVPAALGSYWAEQFESFGLLDVARVSRTAGEPAADVAAVYYAVYDRYGIDDLLERITKLPRDDRWQALARAALRDDLYSTVADMTTAALEATPELDAADPVQRMETWEEENADHLQRATKMFNEVNRLEQDDMASLSVALRLLRSIVRR, encoded by the coding sequence ATGTCGTCAGGATCCAGCATGGCGGATCTTTTAAGTTCGGACACTTCCCTGGATGAATTCATCGGGAACTACTACGAGCATCTGGCGCGTGAAGATGCCCAGGCGTACCCGCCGTCGGTACTGCGGGAGCGGGCCCAGAAGCATATGGAGCTGGCCCTGACCCGGGCGGAGGGAACCGCTGCCGTAGACGTCGTGGACCAGGGGGATACCAGCGTCATCCTCATCGTCACGGACGACATGCCCTTCCTCGTTGACTCCGTCACGGCGGAAGTGGTCCGCCGCAACGCCGCCATCCGGTTGGTGGTCCACCCCATTTTCCTTGCCACCCGCGATGCGGTCACCGGCGGACTGCAGCAGGTGCGGCGCGTACCTGCTGCCGCCGGCGTGTCCAGCGGGGACACCGCAGCCCTCCCCAATCTGGCCGACCTGCTGGGCGGGGACGGCGGCACCACCCGGGTGGAGTCCTGGATCGCCGTCGAGGTGGCCCGGATTGCCGATGAAGAAAAGCGGACCCAGCTGGTTGAGGGCCTTCGGAAAGTCCTAGACGACGTCCGCGTAGCGGTGTCCGACTGGCCCGCCATGCGGACCAAGGTGCACGAGATTGCCCGCTCACTGGAGACCATTCCGGGCGCTCGCGATATTCCCGACCTGCAGCAGGCCCGGGAACTGCTGACCTGGCTGGACAACGGCAACTTCACCTTCCTGGGTTACCGGGAATATGACCTGATCACCGAAGACGGCGAAGACGCACTCCGGCCCACCGAGGGCAGCGGCCTGGGCCTGCTGGGTCGGCAGTCCTCCTCCCGCCGGATCCACCGGCTGACCGGGGCGGGCCGGGCCAAAGCCCGCGAGAAACGTGCCCTGGTGATCACCAAGGCCAATTCGCGCTCCACCGTGCACCGCCCCGCTTACCTCGACTACTTGGGCGTGAAGCGCTTTGACGAGCAGGGCAACGTCAACGGTGAGCGCCGCTTCATCGGTTTGTTCTCCACCGGTGCCTACACCGGATCCGTCCGCAGCATCCCCATTGTCCGTGACAAGGTCCGCGACGTGATGCGCAGCTGCGGATTCCCTGCAGACTCCCACTCGGGCAAGGACCTGCTCTCCATCCTGGAGACCTACCCGCGCGACGAACTGTTCCAGATCGATCCGGCCGCACTGCTGGATACCTCCCTGGCCATCCTGCGGCTGCAGGAACGGCGCCGCACACGGCTGTTCCTGCGCCCGGACATCTACGGCCGGTTTATGTCCGCACTGGTGTTCCTGCCGCGCGACCGCTACACGACGCCGGTCCGGCTGCGCATCCAGGACGAGCTGCGCGCCACCTTCAACGCCGAGTCCATCGACTACGAGGCCCGGATGACCGAGTCCGCGCTGGCCCGGCTGTTCTTCCGCATCCGGCTCCCGCGCGGCGGGGAGATCACCGACGTCGATACCGCGGCACTGGAGGCACGGCTGGTCACGGCCACCCGGTCCTGGTCCGAGGGCATCGAAGAAGTGGTCCGCACCAAATTCGCGCGGCCCGAAGCGGAAAAGCTTTCCGCCCTGTGGGCAGATGCCTTCCCTGCCGCCTACCGGGTGGCGTACGAAGTCGAAGACGCCATGGAGGACATTGCCCGGTTCGAGGCACGCGTTGCCCGGCCAGACACGGCGCCGGAGCTCTTCGTCTATGTTCCCGAGGACAGGGACGGCGAGGGACAGGCGGACGCCCGGCTGAAGCTGTACCTCACCGAGCCGAAGTCGCTGACCCAGATCCTGCCGTTCCTGCACAATCTCGGCCTCGAAGTCCTGGACGAGCGGCCGTTCGAGATCCGGCGCGGCGACGGGACCACCTTCTACCTGTATGACCTGGGCCTGGTGTACCCGGCGGGCATCGACCCGCTGAAGACCGGTACGCTGCTGGCCGAAGCCTTCCGTGCCGGTATGTCGGGCACCGCCGAGTCCGACGCCTTTGACCGGCTGATCCTGCAGCAGGGCATGCACTGGCGCCAGGTGGTGATCCTGCGTGCGTACGCCAAGTACATGCGCCAGGTCGGCACCGCCAACTCCTACGGTTTCGTTGCCGGCACGCTCCTGGCGAATCCCGACGTCGCACACACCCTGATCGCGCTGTTCGAAGGCCGCTTCAACCCGGACCTGACCGAAGAAGAGCGCCGTGACGCCGTCGAGCAGGCAGGCGCTGCACTGGAGGCCGGCCTTGAGCAGGTTCCCACGCTCGACGCCGACCGGGTGCTGCGGACCTTCGCCACCCTGATCAACGCCACCCTGCGCACGAACTTCTACCAGGACAAGGCATACGTCAGTTTCAAGCTGAACACCGGCGCCATTGACGGTGCGCCGTTCCCGCGCCCGAAGTATGAAATCTGGGTTTACTCCCCGCGGGTTGAAGGCGTGCACCTGCGCTTCGGTGAAGTGGCCCGCGGCGGACTGCGCTGGTCTGACCGGCGCGAGGACTTCCGCACTGAAATCCTTGGCCTGGTGAAGGCGCAGACCGTCAAGAATGCCGTGATCGTGCCCACCGGCGCCAAGGGCGGTTTTTACGCCAAGAAGCTGCCTGATCCCGCCGTGGACCGCGGAGCGTGGATGGAAGAAGGCAAAAACAGCTACCGCACCTTCATCCGCGGCCTGCTGGACCTGACCGACAACCTCGTGGTCACGGAAACCGGCGAGGAAGTGGTTCCGCCGTCCCGCGTGGTCCGCCACGACGGGGACGACAGCTACCTTGTGGTCGCTGCCGACAAGGGCACGGCGTCGTTCTCCGACATCGCCAACTCCATCTCGGCGGAGTACGGTTTCTGGCTGGGCGACGCCTTCGCCTCCGGCGGCTCGGTCGGATACGACCACAAGGCCATGGGCATCACCGCCCGCGGGGCCTGGGAATCGGTCAAGCGGCACTTCAGCGAACTGGACATCGACACCCAAACCGAGGACTTCACGGTGGTGGGCGTGGGCGACATGAGCGGTGACGTGTTCGGCAACGGCATGCTGCTGTCCGAACACATCAAGCTCGTGGCCGCGTTCGACCACCGGCACATTTTCCTGGACCCCAACCCGGACCCGGCCGCATCGCACGCCGAACGCCGCCGGCTCTTCGAACTGCCCCGTTCCTCCTGGGCGGACTACGACGAGACGCTGATCAGTGCCGGCGGCGGGATCTTCCCGCGGCAGTCCAAGAGCATCCCGCTCTCGCCCGAGGTCCGCGCGGTGCTTGGGCTCGCCGATTCGGTAACCAAGATGAGCCCGCCGGAACTCCTGAAGGCCATCCTGAAGGCACCCGTAGACCTGCTCTACAACGGCGGTATCGGTACCTATGTAAAGGCCTCCGGCGAAACCTCGGCCGACGTCGGCGACAAAGCCAATGATCCGATCCGCGTGGACGGACGTGACCTGCGGGTCAAGGTGGTGGGCGAAGGCGGCAACCTGGGCATGACCCAGCGCGGCCGCATAGAAGCCGCCCGCGCCGGCGTCATCCTTAACACCGACGCCATCGACAACTCCGCCGGCGTCGACTGCTCCGACCACGAAGTGAACATCAAGATCTTCGTCGACCGGATGGTCGCAGCCGGACGGCTGGACCCGGCGGAACGCGCCGCGTTCCTGCACTCCATGACCGATGAGGTGGGACAGCTGGTCCTGCAGGACAACATCGACCAGAACATGCTGCTGCTCAATGACCGGCAGCGGGTCCTGGAATGGAGCCCGAGCTTTGAGCGGCTGATGGACTGGCTCGAAGAGCACGCAGACCTCGACCGGCAACTGGAGGCACTGCCCACCAACGAGGAACTGCATGCGCGCATCGCCGCCGGCGAGGGACTGACCTCGCCGGAACTGGCTGTGCTGGCTGCCTACGCCAAGATCGAACTGACCAAGGCACTCACACGCTCCAACCTGGCCGACGACCCCTACTTTGCGGGCACCCTGCGCCGGTACTTCCCGAAGCAGATCGTGGAGCGTTTCGGGGACCAGCTGGACACCCACCCGCTGCGCCGCGAGATCATCTCCACCATGGTCGCCAATGACATGATCAACATAGGCGGCATCACCTTCGCCTTCCGGATCATCGAGGAAACGTCCGCGACCGAAGCCGAAGCAGCACGCGCCTTCACCGCGCTGCGGGAGATTTACGGCGTGGACAGCGTCCTTGCGGAACTCGGCGCCCTGCCGGCAGGGTTCTCCACCCAGACCTGGTCCATGATGCACCTGGACCTGCGCCGGCTCCTGGACCGCGCGGTGCGCTGGTTCGTGAACCATGTGAGCCGGGGCACCACCATTGCCGAGGACATCGAGGCGTACAAGCCGGTGGTGCGGCCGCTGCTTTCGGATCTGACCCGCTATCTGCGCGGCGGCGACGCAGCGCGGGTGCAGGAGCTGGAGGACAAGGCCCGGGAGCTGGACGTTCCCGCTGCCCTGGGCAGCTACTGGGCCGAGCAGTTCGAATCCTTCGGGCTCCTCGACGTCGCCCGCGTCAGCCGGACTGCCGGGGAACCCGCGGCGGACGTGGCAGCCGTGTATTACGCGGTCTATGACCGCTACGGCATCGATGACCTGCTCGAGCGGATCACCAAGCTGCCCCGGGATGACCGGTGGCAGGCCCTGGCCCGCGCTGCCCTGCGTGACGACCTCTACTCGACTGTCGCGGACATGACCACGGCTGCCCTGGAAGCAACGCCTGAGCTCGACGCGGCCGATCCGGTACAGCGCATGGAAACCTGGGAAGAGGAAAACGCAGACCACCTGCAGCGTGCCACGAAGATGTTCAACGAGGTGAACCGCCTGGAGCAGGACGACATGGCCTCACTGTCCGTGGCGCTGCGCCTGCTGCGTTCCATCGTCCGCCGCTAG